A genomic window from Paenibacillus antri includes:
- a CDS encoding histidine phosphatase family protein has protein sequence MIVGLVRHYPVDLPYPSKRLVSGDEAAAWFAAYDEAPIVPGRTELGGIAWERCVSSDQPRAVRTAELLFPAPERIETRAELREIALPAISGQRLRLPFLWWAVWARLTWKLDSAAREEMASAERRVQTVLDEVANRPERSVLIVSHGALMLRMKKELAKRGFQGPRFAYPRNGELYVFTL, from the coding sequence GTGATCGTCGGGCTGGTGCGGCATTACCCCGTCGATCTGCCATACCCTAGCAAGCGGCTCGTGTCCGGCGACGAAGCGGCGGCTTGGTTCGCCGCGTACGACGAGGCGCCGATCGTTCCGGGACGGACGGAGCTCGGCGGCATCGCGTGGGAGCGGTGCGTCTCGAGCGACCAGCCGCGGGCGGTCCGCACGGCGGAGCTGCTCTTCCCGGCGCCGGAGCGCATCGAGACGCGCGCCGAGCTGCGGGAAATTGCGCTGCCGGCCATATCGGGCCAGCGGCTGCGGCTGCCTTTCTTGTGGTGGGCGGTCTGGGCTCGGCTGACGTGGAAGCTCGACAGCGCCGCAAGGGAGGAGATGGCGTCCGCCGAACGCCGCGTACAGACCGTTCTGGACGAGGTGGCGAACCGTCCCGAGCGGAGCGTGCTGATCGTCAGTCACGGCGCGTTGATGCTCCGAATGAAAAAGGAGCTGGCGAAGCGCGGCTTTCAAGGTCCGCGCTTCGCCTACCCCCGGAACGGCGAGCTCTATGTGTTTACCCTTTGA
- a CDS encoding response regulator transcription factor, which translates to MEILLVDDHRSVVEGTKMLIESEPDMNVTIETDVYCVPDLVRLKKFDVMLLDLYMPNMNGADLTRKLLEYVPDAVILIYSGFEIAPHFNLLMESGVSGFIAKTSTREQLIQAIRCAARKEAIVPMALLKQLRRQEIVVSSEPGREETTITQEEDKLLRELAKGKSNKEISKTLMISQRSLEYSLTELFQKLHATSRVEVIKKAKQLGILPTEDLYS; encoded by the coding sequence ATGGAAATCTTGTTGGTGGACGATCATCGTTCGGTGGTCGAGGGGACGAAGATGCTGATCGAATCCGAGCCGGACATGAACGTTACGATCGAGACGGACGTCTACTGCGTGCCCGATCTGGTCCGGTTAAAGAAATTCGACGTGATGCTGCTCGACTTGTACATGCCGAATATGAATGGAGCCGATCTGACGCGCAAGCTGCTCGAGTACGTGCCGGACGCCGTCATTCTCATATATTCGGGCTTCGAAATCGCGCCGCACTTCAATCTGTTGATGGAATCGGGCGTCTCCGGCTTCATTGCGAAGACGTCGACGCGGGAGCAGCTTATTCAGGCCATACGGTGCGCCGCGCGGAAGGAAGCGATCGTGCCGATGGCATTGCTCAAGCAGCTGCGCCGGCAGGAAATCGTCGTATCGAGCGAGCCGGGGCGCGAGGAGACGACGATTACCCAAGAGGAGGATAAGCTGCTCCGCGAGCTGGCGAAGGGGAAGAGCAACAAGGAAATATCGAAGACGCTCATGATCAGCCAGCGGTCGCTCGAGTACAGCTTGACCGAGCTGTTCCAGAAGCTGCACGCGACTTCCCGCGTAGAGGTCATTAAGAAGGCGAAGCAGCTCGGCATCCTGCCGACGGAGGACCTTTACTCGTGA
- a CDS encoding sensor histidine kinase, giving the protein MTAIYEDVLRGARQWLTHVPEPVYIEDLEGRVLWGNPAYEELAAQSGRLAAARNRVPVARDDGRTIAYAVYAKPEADPRAEVYRIVAEHTSDTIVLVDREAYVRYVSPSFETLSGYNIEQYEGIGAFDIIHKDDREQVNGVFRSVLESKTEAETEYRVMRANGGIVYAEARVKPVLDREGEVRYVVAVVRDVSERKEAERQLDNILENVGAGVWSTDRDFTRHTFMSKSMEKLCGLPREEVMNRPMRMHDHIHPDDNEHMIRVLKPKLDRGIPADIPIRFIHVEGETRWARMIVTPVLDRHGETVRLDSIVVDITEQKRSELALEESRQRYKSLFENNLDGVFSIELDGYYLVNANPAFEAITGIEKSRLANRCFLGVVYDEDHADVYDALQRVRQEGRPRDIECRLAPGKDGQRIVQITFVPILLHGSLNGIHGIAKDITKRKREERELVESEKRYKALQQSLNRFSNDLANVMKVSDLERRLIDEVRDVLNAARATIEEVPSGEEASRTTSEDVWIRIGEKRHPVYLRIGLGHELLPIEREWLETAVRYVTILYDNLHLIEDLMKRMEELALDREAPRWMLRLLFKLSEKERATLSSDLHDSVLQDLIIWYRKLESLRSLRTFEPEAMRELMRIEEGLLDAIHQIRITCNELRPPFLLKMGLVESLKSLFEYTRMFANYEIEFTAAEASAVSYGEEHILGVYRIVQELLNNANKHSRATKIGISLTEGEDGLVFAYADDGVGMEWTSYEDSFQHMGLAGIEKRVLSLGGRVAFRSAPREGFHVDIRFPKS; this is encoded by the coding sequence ATGACGGCAATCTACGAGGATGTCTTGCGAGGCGCCCGGCAATGGTTGACGCATGTGCCGGAGCCGGTTTACATAGAAGACTTAGAAGGACGCGTGCTTTGGGGGAACCCGGCGTACGAAGAGCTCGCGGCGCAGTCCGGGCGGCTCGCCGCGGCAAGGAATCGCGTGCCCGTCGCTCGGGACGACGGCCGAACGATCGCTTACGCGGTGTACGCGAAGCCGGAGGCGGACCCGCGAGCGGAGGTGTACCGCATCGTCGCGGAGCATACGTCGGATACGATCGTGCTCGTCGACCGAGAGGCGTACGTCCGTTACGTCTCCCCGTCGTTCGAGACGCTCAGCGGGTATAACATCGAGCAATACGAAGGGATCGGCGCGTTCGACATCATTCACAAGGACGATCGGGAGCAGGTGAACGGCGTCTTCCGCAGCGTGTTGGAGTCGAAGACGGAGGCCGAGACGGAGTATCGCGTCATGCGCGCCAACGGCGGCATCGTCTATGCGGAAGCCCGCGTTAAGCCGGTGCTCGATCGGGAGGGCGAAGTCCGGTACGTCGTCGCGGTCGTGCGGGACGTGTCGGAACGGAAGGAAGCCGAGCGGCAGCTGGACAACATTTTGGAAAACGTCGGCGCCGGCGTCTGGTCGACGGACCGCGACTTCACGAGACATACGTTCATGTCCAAGAGCATGGAGAAGCTGTGCGGACTGCCGAGGGAAGAAGTCATGAACCGGCCCATGCGGATGCACGATCATATTCATCCCGACGACAACGAGCACATGATTCGCGTGTTGAAGCCGAAGCTGGATCGGGGGATCCCCGCCGACATTCCGATTCGGTTCATTCATGTGGAAGGCGAGACGCGGTGGGCGCGCATGATCGTAACGCCGGTGCTGGATCGGCATGGCGAGACGGTGCGGCTGGACAGCATCGTGGTGGACATTACGGAGCAGAAGCGGTCCGAGCTTGCGCTCGAAGAGAGCAGGCAGCGATACAAGTCGTTGTTCGAAAACAATCTCGACGGCGTCTTCTCCATCGAGCTCGACGGCTATTATCTCGTGAACGCCAATCCGGCGTTCGAGGCGATTACCGGAATCGAGAAATCTCGTCTCGCGAACCGCTGTTTCCTCGGCGTCGTCTACGACGAGGACCATGCGGACGTCTACGACGCGCTTCAGCGCGTCAGGCAAGAAGGGCGGCCGAGAGACATCGAGTGCCGGTTGGCTCCGGGGAAGGACGGGCAGCGGATCGTTCAGATCACGTTCGTGCCGATCCTCCTCCACGGAAGCCTGAACGGCATCCACGGCATCGCGAAGGACATCACCAAGCGGAAGCGGGAGGAGCGCGAGCTCGTCGAAAGCGAGAAACGATACAAGGCGCTTCAACAAAGCCTGAACCGCTTCTCCAACGATCTCGCGAACGTCATGAAGGTGTCCGACTTGGAACGGCGGCTGATCGATGAGGTCCGCGACGTGCTGAACGCGGCTCGCGCGACGATCGAGGAAGTTCCGAGCGGGGAGGAAGCTTCCCGCACGACGTCGGAAGACGTCTGGATTCGAATCGGCGAGAAGCGCCATCCGGTTTACCTCCGCATCGGTCTCGGTCACGAGCTGCTGCCGATCGAGCGGGAGTGGTTGGAGACGGCCGTCCGCTACGTTACGATTCTGTATGACAACCTGCACTTGATCGAGGATCTCATGAAGCGGATGGAAGAGCTGGCGCTGGATCGCGAGGCGCCCCGATGGATGCTGCGGCTGTTGTTCAAGCTGTCGGAGAAAGAACGGGCCACGTTGTCCAGCGATCTGCACGATTCGGTACTGCAGGATTTAATCATCTGGTACCGCAAGCTCGAGTCGCTCCGGTCGCTCCGAACGTTCGAGCCGGAGGCGATGCGGGAGTTGATGCGCATCGAGGAAGGGCTGCTGGACGCCATTCACCAGATTCGGATTACGTGCAACGAATTGCGGCCTCCTTTTCTATTGAAAATGGGGTTGGTCGAATCGCTGAAGAGCCTCTTCGAATATACGCGCATGTTCGCGAATTACGAAATCGAATTTACGGCGGCCGAAGCGTCCGCGGTAAGCTACGGGGAAGAGCACATTCTGGGCGTCTATCGCATCGTGCAGGAGCTGCTGAACAACGCGAACAAGCACTCCCGAGCGACGAAGATCGGCATCTCGTTGACGGAAGGGGAAGACGGGCTGGTCTTCGCGTACGCGGACGACGGCGTGGGCATGGAATGGACGTCGTACGAGGATTCGTTCCAGCATATGGGCCTTGCCGGCATCGAAAAGCGGGTGCTGAGCCTCGGGGGCCGGGTCGCGTTCCGGTCCGCCCCGCGGGAAGGGTTCCACGTCGATATCCGGTTTCCGAAATCATAA
- a CDS encoding FAD-dependent oxidoreductase, translating into MKVELAIVGAGISGAAAALLAKASGLERVLATEYEDRMGGLLRGLFAGPSFAEEAELMRRAAELPYEFRFRAAATSLFFDEDRGTHLIGLQGPAGHEDVEAERVLLCSGAFEKPREARRIPGSRPAGVMTPTMSVGLLDRGYVPGRRVLLAGRGRVVDGAERRLKERGVSVERLDPALWDIAGVQGRERVDGVLARHVASGEERLWPCDAFVYAEGRIPCTFYLKGSDIERDENHAVVVDEAGRTNAYRVSAAGSCSSAGDDEHRSSAEQARRALASLLSWDD; encoded by the coding sequence ATGAAGGTTGAGCTCGCGATTGTCGGGGCCGGCATCTCCGGAGCGGCCGCGGCGCTTCTTGCGAAGGCGAGCGGGCTCGAGCGGGTGTTGGCGACCGAATACGAGGATCGCATGGGCGGCTTGCTGCGAGGCTTGTTCGCGGGGCCGAGCTTCGCCGAAGAAGCGGAGCTGATGCGGCGGGCGGCGGAGCTGCCCTACGAGTTCCGGTTTCGCGCCGCGGCGACGAGCCTGTTCTTCGACGAAGACCGGGGGACGCATCTCATCGGCTTGCAGGGCCCCGCGGGTCATGAGGACGTAGAGGCGGAGCGGGTGCTGCTCTGCTCGGGAGCGTTCGAGAAGCCGCGCGAAGCCCGGCGCATTCCGGGGAGCCGACCGGCCGGGGTAATGACGCCCACGATGAGCGTGGGCTTGCTGGACCGGGGGTACGTCCCTGGCAGGCGCGTGCTCCTTGCCGGCCGAGGCCGCGTCGTCGACGGCGCGGAGCGGCGGCTGAAGGAGCGCGGCGTGTCGGTCGAACGGCTCGATCCAGCCCTATGGGACATCGCCGGCGTTCAAGGCCGCGAGCGAGTCGACGGAGTGCTCGCGAGGCACGTCGCATCGGGGGAAGAACGGCTGTGGCCGTGCGACGCTTTCGTTTACGCCGAAGGCCGCATCCCGTGTACATTCTATTTGAAGGGCTCGGACATCGAACGGGACGAGAACCATGCCGTCGTCGTCGACGAGGCGGGGCGGACGAACGCGTACCGCGTCTCGGCGGCGGGAAGCTGCTCCTCGGCCGGAGACGACGAGCACCGGAGCTCCGCGGAGCAGGCGCGACGAGCTTTGGCGTCGCTGCTGAGCTGGGACGATTGA
- a CDS encoding NAD(P)/FAD-dependent oxidoreductase — MRDDVYDVVVIGGGIVGASILRKLSEYRLKLLLIEKQPDVCEGASKANSGIVHTGFDAKPGTVEAECLRLSRGLWPKLIERLKIPYVECGAVMVAVSDEERSIIEETYLPSAAANGVACEWIGREELLERNPAVTPRAIGGLSIPGEALIDPFGATRSFAEIAAMNGAEVSLGSGVARIEANDDALLIALENGREVATRYAVNAAGLWADEIAGMIGDDSFALTPRKGQFVLTEEAVPVSQIVLPVPTKTSKGILLSPVVFGGYLLGPTAEDQEEKWDRSTTAEGMEAVLAGCEKLVPSARSYASVRQFAGVRAVCSEGDFVIRPSAVDARLVHAAGIRSTGVSASPGIAELVSAQLERAGLALESKPEAELRTDMPELFGEDNTTEAGEIVCLCRSITRGEIANALCRPVAAATIDAVKRRTGALLGECQGNGCIPKIMDLVAEHTAVRAGQPPLKGLQGSYLAFDCGSEGGTLHEG; from the coding sequence ATGAGAGACGACGTTTACGACGTAGTCGTGATCGGCGGCGGCATCGTGGGAGCCTCCATCCTGCGCAAGCTGTCCGAATACCGGCTGAAGCTGCTGCTGATCGAGAAGCAGCCGGACGTCTGCGAAGGCGCGAGCAAGGCGAACAGCGGCATCGTGCATACCGGCTTCGACGCCAAGCCGGGTACGGTGGAGGCCGAATGTCTGCGACTGTCGCGCGGCCTGTGGCCGAAGCTGATCGAACGTCTCAAGATTCCATACGTCGAATGCGGAGCCGTCATGGTCGCCGTCTCCGACGAGGAGCGGAGTATCATCGAGGAGACGTATTTGCCGTCGGCGGCGGCGAACGGCGTCGCTTGCGAGTGGATCGGTCGAGAGGAGCTGCTGGAGCGGAACCCTGCCGTTACGCCGCGCGCGATCGGGGGGTTGTCGATCCCGGGGGAAGCGCTGATCGATCCGTTTGGGGCGACTCGGTCGTTCGCCGAGATCGCCGCGATGAACGGCGCCGAGGTGTCGCTCGGTTCGGGGGTGGCACGAATCGAAGCGAACGACGATGCGCTGCTTATCGCGCTGGAGAACGGCCGCGAGGTCGCGACCCGCTACGCGGTGAACGCAGCCGGCTTATGGGCCGACGAGATCGCAGGGATGATCGGCGACGACAGCTTCGCCTTAACGCCGCGGAAGGGGCAATTCGTATTAACGGAAGAGGCGGTGCCGGTCAGCCAGATCGTTTTGCCGGTGCCGACGAAGACGTCGAAGGGCATCTTGCTGTCGCCCGTCGTATTCGGGGGCTACCTGCTTGGACCGACCGCGGAAGACCAGGAGGAGAAGTGGGATCGCTCCACGACGGCGGAAGGCATGGAAGCCGTCCTCGCCGGCTGCGAGAAGCTCGTTCCGTCGGCTCGAAGCTACGCCAGCGTACGCCAATTCGCCGGCGTTCGCGCCGTCTGCAGCGAAGGAGACTTCGTCATTCGCCCGTCGGCGGTCGACGCCCGTCTGGTGCATGCGGCGGGCATTCGTTCTACGGGCGTATCCGCCTCCCCGGGCATCGCGGAGTTGGTGTCCGCGCAGCTCGAGCGGGCGGGCCTAGCGCTCGAGTCGAAGCCGGAGGCGGAGCTTCGGACGGACATGCCGGAGCTGTTCGGCGAGGACAATACGACGGAGGCGGGAGAGATCGTCTGCCTGTGCCGCTCGATCACGCGAGGCGAGATCGCGAACGCGCTCTGCCGTCCGGTCGCCGCGGCTACCATAGACGCCGTGAAGCGCCGCACGGGGGCGCTGCTCGGCGAATGCCAAGGCAACGGCTGCATTCCGAAAATTATGGACCTCGTCGCGGAACATACGGCCGTCCGCGCCGGGCAGCCGCCGCTCAAGGGGCTGCAGGGCTCCTACCTGGCGTTCGATTGCGGTTCCGAAGGAGGGACGCTCCATGAAGGTTGA